The Hemiscyllium ocellatum isolate sHemOce1 chromosome 27 unlocalized genomic scaffold, sHemOce1.pat.X.cur. SUPER_27_unloc_2, whole genome shotgun sequence genome includes a region encoding these proteins:
- the LOC132807700 gene encoding zinc finger protein 229-like, whose product MSKRQRRQSGKRLWKCQDCGKGFLCPSKLELHQRSHTGEKPFTCSDCGKGFSRSSRLRIHQRVHTGERPFTCPMCGKPFAESSSLLKHQRIHTGERPFTCSDCGKGFALSSNLRIHQRHHTGDRPFTCSTCEMGFCQLSSLQIHQRVHTGERPFTCSLCGKGFSQSCNLLTHQRGHSGERPFTCSECGKGFIRSSELLKHQRIHTGEKPFTCSDCGKGFTQSSNLQRHQRVHTGERPFTCSVCGKPFADSSTLLKHQRIHTGERPFTCSDCGKGFVLSSNLRIHQRVHTGERPFTCSTCGMGFGQLSSLKIHQRVHTGERPFTCSLCGKGFSQSCNLLTHQRGHSGERPFTCSECGKGFIRSSELLEHQRIHTGEKPFTCSNCGKGFTQSSHLRRHQRVHTREKESLGQATC is encoded by the coding sequence ATGTCCAAACGCCAGCGCAGACAAAGTGGGAAGAGACTGTGGAAATGTCAGGATTGTGGGAAGGGATTTCTTTGTCCATCCAAGCTTGAACTTCACCaacgcagtcacactggggagaagccattcacttGCTCCgactgtgggaagggcttcagtcGGTCGTCACGCCTGCGGATCCACCAGCGGGTGCACACTggagagagaccattcacctgcccGATGTGCGGGAAACCATTCGCTGAGTCATCCAGCCTTCTGAAACACCAGCGaattcacactggagagagaccGTTCACCTGCTCGGATTGTGGGAAGGGATTTGCCCTATCGTCCAACCTGCGGATCCACCAGAGACACCACACAGGGGACAGGCCGTTCACTTGCTCCACGTGTGAGATGGGATTCTGTCAGTTATCAAGCCTGCAgatacaccagcgagttcacactggcgAGAGACCATtcacttgctccctgtgtgggaaaggattcagtcAGTCATGCAACCTGCTGACACACCAGCGAGGGCACagtggggagaggccattcacctgttcTGAATGTGGAAAAGGATTCATTCGCTCGTCTGAACTACTGAAACACCAGCGCATTCATACCggagagaaaccattcacatgctctgattgtgggaagggatttacccagtcgtccaacctgcagagacaccagcgcgttcacactggggagagaccattcacctgctcagtgtgcggGAAACCATTCGCCGACTCATCCACCCTTCTGAAACACCAGCGaattcacactggagagagaccGTTCACCTGCTCGGATTGTGGGAAGGGATTTGTCCTGTCGTCCAACCTGCGGatccaccagcgagttcacactggggagagaccgttcACTTGCTCCACGTGTGGGATGGGATTCGGTCAGTTATCCAGCCTGAAgatacaccagcgagttcacactggtgAGAGACCATtcacttgctccctgtgtgggaaaggattcagtcAGTCATGCAACCTGCTGACACACCAGCGAGGGCACagtggggagaggccattcacctgttcTGAATGTGGAAAAGGATTCATTCGCTCGTCTGAACTACTGGAACACCAGCGCATTCACACCggagagaaaccattcacatgctccaattgtgggaagggatttaccCAGTCGTCCCACCTGCGGAGACACCAGCGTGTTCACACCCGGGAGAAAGAGTCACTTGGTCAAGCTACCTGCTGA